Proteins co-encoded in one Fusarium fujikuroi IMI 58289 draft genome, chromosome FFUJ_chr06 genomic window:
- a CDS encoding related to long-chain-fatty-acid--CoA ligase — protein MTDWTTGIMPLHQVHKPPFTIEAPGYEKVPGETIPRRHPKAKDGLVTYPAPDARTVFQVVERSARLYPNHHAVGARKLINMHTEKKKVKKNVDGEIQEVEKEWSYFELTGFDYLTYQQYLERVLQIGSGLRKLGLTSDDKLHIFGTTSIGWISTSHAAASQSISIVTAYDTLGPSGVEHSLVQTECSAMYVDSQLLKTASEPIKKSSVKTVIVNDRTIFAKGGELEAFKADHPDLKIITLEELRQLGEDNPVEPNPAKPSDLYCIMYTSGSTGLPKGACITHEALIAGVTSLYTCVEECVSDKECILAYLPLAHIFEMALENLVMYIGGTLGYGNPRTLSDASMKNCAGDMREFKPTVMVGVPQIWETVRKGITAKLEAASPLLKNLFWGAYNWKAFASKNKLPLASLFDSIVFGKVRELTGGRMRFTMNGASGISDGTKNFISLVVAPMLAGYGLTETCANGSLGCPLEFSPDAIGPTPCACDVKLVALPELGYSTEAKVPQGEIWIKGLPVMTKYWNNPEETEKALTPDGWFKTGDIGEFNAQGHLRVFDRVKNLVKMQGGEYIALEKLESVYRGVQSVANVMVHADPEHSRPIAVIMPNEKVLHEKAKELGVDEHNLHTVHTNPKMVSFVLKDLQGAAKRAGLSSIEIVTGVLITDEEWTSDNGLLTATQKLNRRKITEHFKKDIAATLKSTSS, from the exons ATGACTGACTGGACAACGGGCATTATGCCGCTGCACCAGGTGCACAAGCCTCCTTTCACTATCGAGGCTCCTGGCTACGAGAAGGTCCCCGGCGAAACTATTCCTCGACGTCaccccaaggccaaggacgGCCTCGTCACCTATCCTGCTCCCGATGCCAGGACCGTCTTCCAGGTTGTTGAGCGCAGCGCTCGACTCTACCCCAACCATCATGCTGTCGGTGCccgcaagctcatcaacatgcacactgagaagaagaaggtcaagaagaacgTCGATGGCGAAATtcaagaagttgagaaggagtGGTCCTACTTCGAGTTGACTGGCTTCGACTACTTGACTTACCAACAGTACCTCGAGCGCGTTTTGCAGATCGGCTCCGGTCTACGGAAGCTGGGCTTGACCAGTGATGACAAGCTTCACATTTTCGGTACCACTAG CATCGGTTGGATCTCTACTTCCCACGCAGCTGCCTCACAGTCCATCTCGATTGTCACCGCCTACGATACGCTTGGTCCCAGTGGTGTCGAGCACTCTCTCGTTCAGACCGAATGTAGCGCTATGTATGTCGATTCGCAACTCCTCAAGACAGCCTCAGAGCCTATCAAGAAGTCTTCCGTCAAAaccgtcatcgtcaacgaCCGAACGATCTTCGCCAAGGGTGGGGAGCTTGAGGCCTTCAAGGCCGATCATCCTGATCTGAAGATCATCACTCTCGAGGAACTTCGTCAGCTCGGTGAAGATAATCCCGTCGAGCCGAACCCGGCTAAGCCATCCGACCTTTACTGTATCATGTATACTTCTGGTTCCACTGGTCTGCCCAAGGGTGCCTGCATCACCCACGAAGCTCTTATTGCTGGAG TCACCAGTTTGTACACCTGTGTCGAAGAATGCGTTAGCGATAAGGAATGTATTCTTGCCTACTTACCTCTTGCTCATATTTTCGAAATGGCCCTCGAAAACCTCGTCATGTACATTGGAGGAACTCTTGGATATGGAAACCCGCGAACGCTTTCTGATGCATCAATGAAGAATTGCGCTGGTGATATGCGCGAGTTCAAGCCCACTGTCATGGTTGGCGTCCCCCAAATCTGGGAGACTGTGAGAAAGGGCATCACAGCCAAGCTCGAGGCTGCCAGtcctctcctcaagaacctctTCTGGGGCGCCTACAACTGGAAGGCATTCgcctccaagaacaagctgCCTCTGGCGAGCTTGTTTGACAGCATCGTGTTTGGCAAAGTCCGTGAATTGACGGGTGGTCGTATGCGCTTCACTATGAATGGCGCCAGTGGTATTTCCGATGGCACAAAGAACTTCATTTCGTTGGTCGTTGCTCCCATGTTGGCTGGTTATGGCCTCACTGAGACCTGCGCCAATGGCTCTCTGGGCTGCCCACTTGAGTTCTCCCCCGATGCCATTGGTCCTACCCCTTGCGCTTGCGATGTCAAGCTTGTTGCACTTCCCGAGCTGGGCTACTCAACAGAAGCCAAGGTTCCACAAGGTGAGATCTGGATCAAGGGTTTGCCAGTTATGACTAAATACTGGAACAACCCCGAGGAGACAGAAAAGGCCCTGACTCCTGACGGCTGGTTCAAGACTGGCGATATCGGAGAATTCAATGCCCAGGGCCACCTTCGGGTCTTTGACCGCGTCAAGAATCTCGTCAAGATGCAGGGCGGCGAATACATTGCCCTTGAGAAACTCGAGTCTGTGTACCGTGGTGTCCAATCTGTGGCCAACGTTATGGTCCACGCCGATCCCGAGCACTCACGCCCTATTGCCGTCATCATGCCGAACGAGAAAGTCTTGCacgagaaggccaaggagctggGTGTTGATGAGCACAATCTCCACACTGTCCACACCAACCCCAAGATGGTCAGCTTTGTTCTCAAGGATCTCCAAGGTGCTGCCAAACGTGCTGGTTTGAGCAGTATTGAGATAGTCACTGGCGTTTTGATCACCGACGAAGAGTGGACATCGGATAAT GGACTTCTCACCGCTACTCAGAAGCTGAACCGACGCAAGATCACCGAGCACTTCAAGAAGGACATCGCTGCCACCCTCAAGAGCACTAGCTCGTGA